From the Bdellovibrio reynosensis genome, one window contains:
- a CDS encoding beta-sandwich domain-containing protein, producing MKKNLIIGSLIVTSLVQYTSPAFANKEIIGSVIGGIIGAGVGSTIGKGNGNKAAIAIGAIAGTIIGNKVGQDLDEADRRAINDAQNRMLRQGGNCDWDGRNYGSRTGSRGRFTSVREGTNIYTGEVCREYTSVIYTRRTTEETRGIACSRPDGSWYETRETEVRFNGRGNGGGRHNGGGRHNEPPRYNPAPPPAPSRPLPPPPPPVNRYGYEGQTQLSQITRRTGGEWFRVTLNQAVSLENIQVYVLAAGLKVHDTTVYTESGRRVQVYQLTNTQNAYSGQTLSSANLNLGSDRVTAIDLRVESMGGYAEAIVKVTSNETYPSLSVSRY from the coding sequence ATGAAAAAGAACCTCATTATTGGATCACTCATTGTCACCAGCCTTGTACAATATACAAGCCCTGCCTTTGCGAATAAAGAAATCATCGGCAGCGTTATTGGTGGCATTATCGGCGCTGGTGTCGGTTCCACTATCGGTAAAGGTAATGGTAACAAAGCAGCTATCGCTATCGGTGCGATCGCAGGAACTATTATCGGTAATAAAGTAGGTCAAGACTTAGACGAAGCGGATCGTCGTGCAATTAACGATGCACAAAACCGCATGCTTCGCCAAGGTGGGAACTGTGATTGGGACGGTCGTAACTACGGTTCACGCACAGGTTCTCGCGGTCGTTTCACTTCTGTTCGTGAAGGTACTAATATCTACACTGGTGAAGTATGCCGTGAATACACAAGCGTTATCTATACCCGTCGTACCACTGAAGAAACTCGCGGTATTGCGTGCTCTCGCCCAGATGGTTCTTGGTATGAAACTCGCGAAACAGAAGTAAGATTCAATGGTCGTGGAAACGGTGGTGGCCGTCATAATGGTGGTGGTCGCCATAACGAACCTCCTCGTTACAACCCAGCTCCTCCTCCAGCACCAAGCCGTCCATTGCCTCCGCCACCTCCGCCAGTGAACCGTTACGGTTATGAAGGTCAAACGCAATTAAGCCAAATCACTCGTCGTACGGGTGGTGAATGGTTCCGTGTGACTTTGAACCAAGCTGTATCTTTAGAAAACATCCAAGTTTATGTTTTGGCTGCAGGGCTAAAAGTTCATGACACAACTGTTTACACAGAGTCAGGTCGTCGCGTTCAAGTCTACCAATTGACGAACACTCAAAATGCGTACTCTGGTCAGACGTTGTCTTCTGCAAATCTAAACCTAGGTTCAGACAGAGTGACTGCGATTGATCTTCGTGTTGAGTCCATGGGCGGATACGCTGAAGCCATCGTAAAAGTGACCTCAAATGAAACTTACCCTTCTTTGAGTGTTTCTCGTTACTAA
- the gap gene encoding type I glyceraldehyde-3-phosphate dehydrogenase, with protein sequence MSKLRVGINGFGRIGRVLFRAGFEKLDIVGINSLDSIEGDAHLLKYDSAHGVFKGDVSTEGHNLIVNGKKIAVSKTRNPAEVPWKDLGVDLVLECTGAFKDKAEFMGHINAGAKRVLVSGPAEKGADLTMVYGINHDAYDPSKHQVVSNASCTTNCLAPLAKVLNETFGIEHGTMMTVHSYTNDQKILDAPHKDLRRARAAAVSMIPTTTGAAKNVGLVLPELKGKIDGISVRVPTPNVSLVDFTFTAKKDVTRESVNEALIAASKGALKGILAVEHGELVSVDFNGSPYSSIVDLASTMVVGPRMVKVLSWYDNETGFSNRMVDVALHMAAKGL encoded by the coding sequence ATGTCTAAGTTACGCGTTGGCATCAACGGTTTTGGTCGTATTGGTCGTGTACTTTTCCGCGCTGGTTTTGAAAAGCTAGATATCGTCGGAATCAACTCTCTAGACAGCATCGAGGGTGATGCTCATCTTCTAAAATACGATTCAGCACATGGCGTTTTCAAAGGTGACGTTTCTACTGAAGGTCACAACCTTATCGTTAATGGTAAAAAAATTGCGGTTTCTAAAACTCGCAACCCAGCTGAAGTTCCTTGGAAAGATCTTGGCGTTGACTTGGTTCTTGAGTGCACTGGCGCATTTAAAGATAAAGCTGAGTTCATGGGCCACATCAATGCAGGCGCAAAAAGAGTTTTGGTTTCTGGTCCTGCAGAAAAAGGTGCTGACCTAACTATGGTTTACGGTATCAATCACGATGCCTACGATCCATCTAAGCACCAAGTTGTATCTAACGCTTCTTGCACAACGAACTGCTTGGCTCCTTTGGCTAAAGTTTTGAACGAAACATTCGGTATCGAACACGGTACTATGATGACTGTTCACTCTTACACAAATGACCAAAAAATCTTGGATGCTCCTCACAAAGATTTGCGCCGTGCCCGCGCTGCTGCGGTGAGCATGATTCCGACAACAACAGGCGCTGCGAAAAACGTAGGACTTGTGTTGCCTGAACTAAAAGGTAAAATTGACGGTATCTCTGTGCGCGTTCCAACACCGAACGTGTCTTTGGTGGATTTCACATTCACTGCGAAAAAAGATGTTACTAGAGAATCTGTGAACGAAGCCTTGATCGCTGCTTCCAAAGGCGCATTGAAAGGCATCCTTGCAGTAGAACATGGCGAACTAGTGAGCGTTGATTTCAACGGCAGCCCTTATTCATCAATCGTGGATCTTGCTTCCACAATGGTAGTTGGTCCGCGCATGGTGAAAGTGCTTTCTTGGTACGACAACGAAACTGGTTTCTCTAACAGAATGGTAGACGTAGCCTTGCACATGGCCGCAAAAGGCCTATAA
- the tpiA gene encoding triose-phosphate isomerase, with translation MKKIFAANWKLFKSPKETREFFTQFKEVAGKAKGELVFFPSAISLEAASTTLQGSAVKFGAQNCYSHAQGAFTGENSAQVLKDLGGTYVLIGHSERRKIFGENDTLIADKVAYVQSLGLTPMLCIGETLQEREDLKTYKVLDEQLHYGLAKADKTKPLVIAYEPVWAIGTGKVATPSQVEETHADVYAILTKLGFEESPILYGGSVKPDNAGGLIKIPHVDGFLVGGASLEVKSFIDIASAE, from the coding sequence ATGAAAAAAATCTTTGCCGCTAACTGGAAACTTTTTAAAAGTCCTAAAGAAACCCGAGAGTTCTTTACTCAATTTAAAGAAGTTGCGGGAAAAGCAAAAGGGGAATTGGTATTTTTCCCTTCTGCGATTTCGTTAGAAGCGGCAAGCACAACGCTGCAAGGTTCTGCTGTTAAGTTTGGTGCGCAGAACTGTTATTCCCACGCGCAAGGCGCTTTTACTGGTGAAAACTCAGCTCAAGTTCTTAAAGACTTGGGTGGAACTTACGTTTTAATCGGTCACAGTGAACGCCGTAAAATCTTTGGCGAAAATGATACTTTGATCGCAGATAAAGTGGCTTACGTTCAATCTTTAGGTTTAACACCTATGTTGTGCATTGGTGAAACTTTGCAAGAGCGTGAAGATCTAAAAACTTACAAAGTTTTAGATGAACAGCTTCATTACGGTTTGGCTAAAGCTGACAAAACAAAACCGCTAGTGATTGCCTACGAACCAGTATGGGCGATAGGAACGGGGAAAGTGGCGACTCCATCACAAGTGGAAGAAACACACGCGGATGTCTACGCCATTCTTACAAAACTAGGTTTTGAAGAAAGCCCGATTCTATATGGTGGCAGTGTAAAACCAGATAATGCAGGTGGACTGATCAAAATCCCTCACGTCGATGGCTTCCTAGTAGGTGGCGCATCACTAGAAGTTAAATCATTTATCGATATCGCTTCTGCTGAATAG
- a CDS encoding MAPEG family protein, with protein MNFFTPKVHIGLLYLGILGLMFFALTVNVIVHRWKFRVPIGGGQNQKMTQIIRMHGHFAEYVPLLSLMLVILEINRTPSEFLHFLWISLVLSRVFHAWGLYSSHLPHLGRFLGMTLTAIVLLGSSTGLLISYTGN; from the coding sequence ATGAATTTTTTCACTCCCAAGGTTCACATCGGGCTTTTGTATCTAGGAATTCTGGGTTTGATGTTTTTTGCTTTGACGGTGAACGTGATTGTTCACCGTTGGAAGTTCCGCGTTCCTATCGGGGGCGGGCAAAATCAAAAAATGACCCAAATTATTCGCATGCACGGACATTTCGCTGAATATGTGCCGTTATTGTCTTTGATGTTGGTCATCCTTGAAATCAACCGAACTCCTTCAGAATTTTTACATTTCCTTTGGATCAGTTTGGTTTTGTCCAGGGTCTTCCATGCGTGGGGATTGTATTCAAGCCATTTGCCACACCTGGGAAGATTCCTCGGCATGACTTTAACTGCCATTGTCTTACTAGGAAGTTCTACCGGTCTTTTAATCAGCTACACAGGGAACTAA
- a CDS encoding phosphoglycerate kinase — MANGLKGIKTVRDFELDGKVVFLRLDLNVPMENGKITDENRITASLPTIKHCMEKGAKLVLASHLGRPKSKDDKEYSLEPVAKRLQEHLNAEVILVEDPDSDAPKHLLQSLKKNQLILLENVRYEEGETKDSIEFAQKIANYTDIYINDAFGASHRAHATIHALPSVMKDKGIGFLIEKEINMLDSLLQNPKRPYLAVMGGAKVSDKIAVIERLMDVVDGFIIGGAMAYTFLKAMGHPVGKSLVENDKVKYAKEMIERIEARNKTILLPVDHVATKGITDTANARTTKDVVISEDELGVDIGPQTLRSYTAALMEAGTIFWNGPMGIFENPAFSKGTFGVAKAIAESNATKIVGGGDSAAAAEASGFADKMTHISTGGGASLEYLQGDKLPGLEILRSKR; from the coding sequence ATGGCAAATGGTCTAAAGGGTATTAAAACAGTTCGTGATTTTGAACTTGATGGCAAAGTGGTTTTCTTGCGTCTTGATTTGAACGTTCCAATGGAAAACGGAAAGATCACTGATGAAAACCGTATCACCGCTTCTTTGCCTACAATTAAACATTGCATGGAAAAAGGCGCGAAACTTGTTTTGGCGTCTCACTTGGGTCGTCCAAAATCTAAAGACGATAAAGAATATTCTTTAGAGCCTGTGGCAAAACGTCTTCAAGAGCACTTGAATGCGGAAGTGATCCTGGTTGAAGACCCAGATTCAGATGCTCCTAAACATCTTTTACAATCTTTGAAAAAGAATCAGCTGATCCTTCTTGAAAACGTTCGTTATGAAGAAGGGGAGACTAAGGATTCCATCGAATTCGCACAAAAAATCGCAAACTACACTGACATCTATATCAACGATGCTTTCGGTGCTTCCCACCGTGCGCACGCGACAATTCATGCTTTACCGTCAGTGATGAAAGATAAAGGTATTGGTTTCTTGATTGAAAAAGAAATCAATATGCTTGATTCACTATTGCAAAATCCAAAACGCCCTTACTTGGCTGTTATGGGTGGCGCGAAAGTTTCTGACAAGATCGCGGTTATCGAACGATTGATGGACGTTGTTGACGGCTTCATCATTGGTGGCGCTATGGCGTACACATTCCTTAAGGCGATGGGGCATCCAGTTGGTAAGTCTTTGGTTGAAAACGACAAAGTTAAATACGCAAAAGAAATGATTGAACGTATTGAAGCTCGTAACAAAACAATCTTGTTGCCAGTGGATCACGTAGCGACAAAGGGTATCACGGATACTGCAAACGCTCGTACGACAAAAGACGTTGTTATCTCTGAAGATGAGTTGGGTGTAGACATTGGGCCTCAAACCCTTCGTTCTTACACAGCAGCTTTGATGGAAGCTGGAACTATTTTCTGGAATGGTCCCATGGGCATCTTTGAAAATCCTGCGTTTTCAAAAGGCACTTTCGGTGTGGCTAAAGCGATCGCTGAAAGCAATGCTACAAAAATCGTCGGTGGTGGTGATTCAGCAGCTGCAGCAGAAGCGTCTGGTTTTGCTGACAAAATGACTCACATCTCTACAGGTGGTGGTGCCTCCCTTGAATATCTTCAAGGTGATAAACTTCCAGGTTTAGAGATCTTAAGATCTAAGAGATAA
- the holB gene encoding DNA polymerase III subunit delta': MPRLLDTILGHQETIAKLVASFEQGKPGQTYLFVGPAGIGKKLTATGLAQALLCPQSKRGCGTCPSCFRVTNKSHEGLKIVEPEKASIKMEQAKEVLEFLSLKSLSGNRVIIIDQAQTLNPQAANSLLKTLEEPPEGTFFFLIAPSVAGLLPTIRSRSRIVQFKPLTADDLAKRVKAPQWALKSAGGSFEKLAHLQEGPEQEVRQKSVEILKLMLTDPDFLLNEIWRSEFKDRSHAQSLIAYWVGFMKDAICLQEDAKTQIVNLDQAALIKTLAEYSREYLLTLIQKSLNAEQAMAANRDAQLVLEELYITAGRP; encoded by the coding sequence ATGCCTCGTCTGTTGGATACGATTCTTGGGCACCAAGAAACAATCGCAAAACTGGTTGCTTCCTTTGAACAAGGTAAGCCTGGTCAGACGTATCTTTTTGTTGGTCCTGCAGGTATCGGAAAAAAACTGACTGCCACAGGCTTAGCCCAAGCTCTTTTATGCCCACAAAGCAAAAGAGGCTGTGGCACTTGTCCAAGCTGTTTTCGGGTCACGAATAAAAGCCACGAAGGACTTAAGATTGTTGAGCCTGAAAAAGCCAGCATCAAAATGGAACAAGCTAAAGAAGTTTTAGAATTCTTAAGTTTAAAAAGTCTTAGCGGCAATCGCGTGATCATCATCGATCAAGCGCAAACTTTAAATCCTCAAGCGGCGAACTCGTTACTTAAAACATTAGAAGAACCACCTGAAGGCACGTTTTTCTTTTTGATCGCCCCCAGTGTCGCGGGGTTATTGCCGACGATTCGTTCCCGTTCCCGCATAGTCCAATTTAAACCTCTCACGGCAGATGATTTAGCTAAAAGAGTGAAAGCTCCGCAATGGGCTTTGAAGTCTGCTGGCGGAAGTTTTGAAAAACTAGCGCACTTGCAAGAAGGTCCTGAACAAGAGGTTCGCCAGAAATCAGTAGAAATTTTAAAGCTGATGCTGACAGATCCAGATTTCTTACTGAATGAAATTTGGCGCTCTGAATTCAAAGACCGTAGTCACGCCCAAAGCCTTATCGCTTATTGGGTGGGCTTTATGAAAGATGCCATCTGCCTTCAAGAAGATGCTAAAACTCAAATCGTCAATTTGGACCAAGCTGCGCTTATTAAGACTCTGGCAGAATACAGCCGCGAGTACTTATTAACTCTGATCCAAAAATCCCTGAACGCTGAACAAGCCATGGCCGCCAACCGCGATGCTCAATTGGTCTTGGAAGAGCTTTATATTACCGCTGGCCGTCCTTAA
- a CDS encoding tail fiber domain-containing protein yields the protein MKNIFQSTLFLIVFLVALTNANASPQSLTYQGRIIKADGSPLEYSQVQFAFKIMDPTGQYVIYEELSGFVDMSGSKGVFDVPIGNGTKVFPDANIQVLDAAYVLNFNLLSAFNNSTPYYCKGSNNPNCYVPVADQGRVLRVQFWDGIGWKQISPDSVIRSVPFAGFASSAAKLGTYTASDFLLKVGLPTCVAGTFLSWDGSMLSCTGVSGANGGTVTSVTSANAYISVVNTTTAPVVTLNVGTAANTVAAGNDARFTDARAPTGAAGGDLSGTYPNPSVAKIRGATVSSTGPSGTGQTLRYDATASEWVPAKLVTADITGLSTSLSNVPTYSQFAICDADETLTFVSPAGGFICTAISLDGSGIKNTAALTVASVTASTLNGTDVYSDSVYIRSPTGSPTNTIKITGPTTAIGASYTLKLPQALPAANGQILSGDTSGNLSWVSSTGVAINSLTGDVSASGTGSVAATVNSVGGSTAANINAATVLANAATNANTASAIVKRDASGNFVAGTASLSSTVLRDSGSNTVTLQAPTTVSTSYAVKFPTAQGSANQFLINDGSGNLSWTTLSSINGQTTALNNGQIRIGNASNVATAVTPAGDVTISNTGATLVGKIQNTGVVATAPTATNNFFKYNGTNWAPGYINITDIRSTAAGNAQFFPTNCTAAQTLTWVSGTDSYTCTNIAVSSSAVSFGTPAANSFFASPNGSSGAPTFRALASADLPKTGADGAFINGGNSFGVAAVLGTNDNNTFTLKTNNTARMTVDGSGFFGLGTTSPSVRFNVQGETYNDSSALFERNEESTNAAGLQFLKSRGTTASKTAAAAEDYLGNVIFSGYATTTDVGTAAIITSVPAATWTGTSAPGDLVFRTNSGTGTLTSTSEKMRLSSEGFLGLNTNDPIVALDIVNNNAGDLYDDINIRTFSASATPAVLFKRARGTLTAPTAIQASDNIGGLILSGHNGSGLVSGATIRAYTDPTAAWSVGATPAHIRFETNNGTTLAERVRIASSGYVGINDSTPSYHLDVAGTIRGTTLINGSFDFILGNNDQTSRGNSGTSRALVKNAGNILIINYGNDFTGGVMTGSMLRPETDGTFSLGDSTHRWSAVYSSNGTIQTSDGRLKTEIKEIPQGLNFITSLEPVSYKWKKEKDNADAKTHWGFIAQDLEQKIKRTTASEKPAAIVKESEYYGVNYSELIAPIVKSIKELYALVIKGQQGDDHRLKALELENQKVKAENEALKARLDNHEKQLEEIRKKLSSK from the coding sequence ATGAAAAACATATTTCAAAGCACGTTATTTCTTATTGTGTTTTTAGTAGCTCTTACTAATGCAAACGCTTCTCCTCAATCTCTCACTTATCAAGGTCGCATTATAAAAGCTGATGGAAGCCCACTTGAATATTCGCAAGTGCAATTTGCCTTCAAGATTATGGATCCGACAGGGCAATACGTGATCTATGAAGAACTTTCTGGCTTTGTCGATATGTCAGGTTCAAAAGGTGTGTTTGATGTACCAATCGGTAACGGCACCAAAGTTTTTCCAGACGCCAACATACAAGTATTGGATGCTGCCTACGTTTTAAATTTCAATTTGCTAAGTGCTTTTAATAATTCAACTCCTTACTACTGCAAAGGTTCAAACAATCCGAACTGCTATGTACCGGTTGCGGATCAAGGCCGAGTGCTTAGAGTTCAGTTTTGGGATGGAATAGGTTGGAAACAAATTTCTCCAGACTCTGTCATTCGCTCTGTTCCTTTTGCGGGTTTTGCTAGTTCGGCTGCTAAACTTGGAACATACACCGCAAGTGACTTTCTTTTGAAAGTGGGCTTACCAACATGTGTTGCAGGAACTTTTCTAAGCTGGGATGGATCGATGCTATCTTGTACCGGTGTGAGTGGAGCTAATGGCGGTACAGTGACTTCAGTCACTTCAGCGAATGCATATATCTCGGTAGTGAATACCACAACAGCGCCCGTAGTTACTTTAAACGTAGGGACTGCAGCAAACACAGTGGCAGCAGGTAATGATGCGCGTTTCACTGATGCTCGTGCACCGACTGGTGCAGCGGGTGGTGACTTATCCGGAACATATCCAAATCCTAGTGTTGCAAAAATTCGCGGAGCTACAGTTTCATCAACGGGACCGTCGGGGACGGGTCAAACCTTACGCTATGATGCAACTGCTAGTGAATGGGTTCCGGCTAAACTTGTGACTGCAGATATCACAGGCTTATCGACGTCGCTGTCAAATGTTCCAACCTACAGTCAATTTGCTATCTGCGATGCTGATGAAACTTTGACGTTCGTTTCGCCAGCAGGTGGATTTATTTGTACTGCGATTTCACTTGATGGAAGTGGAATTAAAAATACGGCCGCTTTGACGGTGGCCTCAGTGACCGCTTCGACTTTGAATGGTACTGATGTTTACTCAGACAGCGTTTATATTCGCAGTCCAACAGGATCACCTACAAACACAATTAAAATCACAGGCCCGACAACTGCGATTGGTGCAAGTTATACCCTAAAACTTCCACAAGCTTTGCCTGCAGCGAATGGACAAATTCTTTCTGGTGATACTTCTGGAAATCTTTCATGGGTCAGCAGCACGGGTGTTGCCATCAATTCTTTGACAGGCGATGTGTCAGCTTCAGGAACCGGTTCGGTGGCTGCGACCGTAAATTCTGTTGGTGGCTCTACAGCTGCCAATATCAATGCAGCAACTGTTCTAGCGAATGCTGCGACCAACGCAAATACAGCTTCAGCGATTGTAAAACGTGATGCTTCCGGAAATTTCGTTGCGGGTACTGCTTCATTAAGCAGTACGGTTCTTAGAGATTCGGGTTCAAACACTGTAACCCTGCAAGCGCCAACCACAGTTTCAACAAGCTACGCCGTCAAATTTCCGACAGCACAAGGCTCTGCAAATCAGTTTTTGATCAATGATGGCTCTGGGAATTTATCGTGGACAACATTGTCTTCTATCAATGGTCAGACTACAGCTTTGAATAACGGGCAGATTCGGATTGGTAATGCTTCAAATGTGGCCACGGCAGTAACTCCTGCAGGAGACGTTACGATCTCTAATACGGGCGCTACGTTGGTTGGAAAAATTCAAAATACCGGCGTTGTTGCAACAGCGCCGACTGCCACTAATAATTTCTTCAAATATAACGGAACAAATTGGGCGCCAGGATATATTAACATCACTGATATTCGCTCTACAGCTGCGGGGAATGCGCAATTTTTCCCAACCAACTGTACTGCCGCCCAAACTTTGACGTGGGTGTCGGGCACTGACAGTTATACTTGTACAAATATTGCGGTTTCTAGTTCGGCTGTCAGCTTTGGTACTCCGGCTGCGAATTCGTTTTTTGCTTCACCAAACGGATCTTCGGGCGCACCGACGTTCCGCGCTTTAGCTTCAGCTGATCTTCCAAAAACGGGTGCCGATGGCGCTTTCATCAATGGTGGGAACAGCTTCGGTGTAGCAGCTGTGCTTGGCACGAATGATAATAATACCTTCACACTAAAGACCAACAACACTGCAAGAATGACAGTGGATGGATCTGGATTTTTCGGTTTAGGTACTACATCACCTTCAGTCAGATTCAATGTTCAGGGAGAAACCTATAATGATTCTTCAGCTTTGTTTGAACGTAACGAAGAAAGCACTAATGCGGCAGGCTTACAATTTCTAAAATCCCGTGGCACGACGGCAAGTAAAACAGCTGCTGCGGCAGAAGATTATTTAGGTAATGTTATCTTTAGTGGTTATGCAACGACCACTGATGTGGGAACAGCTGCTATTATTACCTCTGTGCCAGCAGCGACTTGGACAGGAACTTCAGCTCCTGGCGATTTAGTTTTCCGAACTAATTCTGGAACTGGAACTCTCACTTCCACTTCTGAAAAAATGCGTTTATCTTCAGAAGGCTTTTTAGGTCTTAATACTAATGATCCGATCGTGGCACTTGATATCGTGAATAATAACGCTGGCGATCTTTACGATGATATTAACATCCGTACTTTCTCGGCATCTGCAACTCCAGCGGTCTTATTTAAGCGCGCGCGTGGAACTCTAACTGCCCCAACAGCCATTCAGGCAAGCGATAATATCGGTGGTCTTATTCTGAGTGGTCATAACGGATCGGGTCTTGTATCCGGGGCTACGATTCGTGCTTATACCGACCCCACTGCCGCATGGTCGGTGGGAGCAACACCTGCACACATACGTTTTGAAACCAATAACGGAACTACTTTAGCTGAAAGAGTAAGAATTGCTTCGTCGGGATATGTTGGGATTAATGACTCGACACCAAGTTACCACTTAGATGTAGCTGGAACGATTCGCGGTACTACACTCATCAATGGTTCCTTCGATTTTATTTTAGGCAATAATGATCAAACCAGCCGCGGTAACTCGGGTACTTCAAGGGCGTTAGTTAAGAATGCTGGGAATATATTGATAATCAATTATGGTAATGATTTCACCGGTGGAGTGATGACAGGGTCCATGTTAAGACCTGAAACGGATGGGACATTTTCGCTAGGGGATTCAACCCACCGTTGGAGCGCAGTCTATTCTTCTAATGGTACAATTCAAACTTCTGACGGTCGCTTAAAAACAGAGATCAAAGAAATTCCACAAGGCTTAAACTTCATCACAAGTCTTGAGCCTGTTTCGTATAAATGGAAAAAAGAAAAAGACAATGCGGATGCAAAAACTCACTGGGGTTTCATCGCGCAAGACTTAGAACAAAAGATCAAGCGTACAACAGCATCTGAAAAACCTGCGGCGATAGTAAAAGAATCTGAATACTATGGAGTTAACTATTCTGAGCTGATCGCACCGATCGTGAAGTCCATCAAAGAACTTTACGCACTAGTGATTAAAGGCCAACAAGGCGATGACCATAGATTAAAAGCTTTAGAGTTAGAAAATCAAAAAGTAAAAGCGGAAAATGAAGCACTGAAAGCCCGCTTAGATAATCACGAAAAGCAACTTGAAGAGATCAGAAAAAAACTAAGTTCAAAATAA
- a CDS encoding TatD family hydrolase, whose protein sequence is MEWIDIHAHLNMLEEGVEAAIANAKSVGVKKIITIGTEPGDHQLVLDIARKYYPDVYCTLGVHPHDGKVYTEAAGKFIEEHVVEPCVVAVGEIGLDYYYDQSPRKEQQDAFRAQLEIAKRTKMPVEIHTRDAEEDTIGILKEFKGSVNGLIHCFTGTEWLARQALDIGFNISISGVVTFKNADSLRSTVKMLPLDRIHVETDAPFLAPIPMRGKKNTPAYVIHTAKFVAELKGISEEELCEQTRKNALKMFPKISW, encoded by the coding sequence ATGGAATGGATTGATATTCACGCTCACTTAAATATGCTCGAAGAAGGCGTTGAAGCGGCGATCGCTAACGCTAAATCTGTGGGCGTTAAAAAAATCATCACTATCGGAACTGAGCCTGGTGATCATCAGCTCGTTTTAGATATCGCTCGTAAATACTATCCCGATGTTTATTGCACCCTAGGTGTCCATCCCCACGATGGCAAAGTCTATACCGAAGCTGCCGGTAAATTTATCGAAGAACACGTGGTTGAACCCTGCGTGGTCGCGGTCGGAGAAATCGGCTTAGATTATTACTATGATCAATCCCCACGTAAAGAACAGCAAGATGCGTTCCGTGCTCAGCTTGAAATCGCTAAACGCACGAAAATGCCAGTTGAAATTCACACGCGTGATGCTGAAGAAGACACGATTGGAATTTTAAAAGAATTCAAAGGCTCGGTGAATGGTCTGATTCATTGCTTTACGGGTACAGAATGGCTCGCTCGCCAAGCTTTGGATATCGGATTTAATATTTCTATCAGCGGTGTTGTCACTTTCAAAAACGCCGACAGTTTACGTAGCACCGTAAAGATGCTGCCTTTAGATAGAATCCATGTAGAAACCGATGCTCCTTTTCTAGCGCCCATTCCCATGCGCGGGAAAAAGAACACACCGGCCTACGTTATTCACACTGCTAAATTCGTCGCTGAACTAAAAGGCATTTCAGAAGAAGAGCTTTGTGAGCAGACTCGTAAAAATGCCTTAAAGATGTTCCCTAAAATCAGTTGGTAA
- a CDS encoding S1 family peptidase: MDLRKLMAGVLILCSGCGLAIQTHENQDISGNGSIINGTPVEERVSDAAKSVVLIEMHDIQGRPLTICTATLIGPNTVLTAAHCFDKTRMRAFGGFNVIFTNNYLKTYGNALKLKGLRMALHGSYNSTKMYDHDIALGTFKGEVPEGYEPVDYDSDKAANYAHQTVYSYGFGKSQDYTGKRGERGHEYVGVLHRGVLKVAGNYNSYSDRYFLDPSTSVFICSGDSGGPQFFHEDGVLKVIGVHSAVYGTKLDNGFTSCKGRGQVTKVAPFAQWIRETESKLLTN; the protein is encoded by the coding sequence ATGGATCTAAGAAAACTCATGGCGGGTGTTTTAATTCTCTGTTCAGGCTGCGGCCTCGCAATACAAACCCACGAAAACCAAGATATTAGCGGCAATGGATCTATTATCAACGGCACCCCGGTTGAAGAAAGGGTTAGTGATGCCGCCAAATCCGTTGTCCTTATTGAAATGCACGATATCCAAGGTCGACCGCTTACCATTTGCACGGCGACCTTGATTGGTCCTAACACCGTCCTTACGGCGGCCCATTGTTTTGATAAGACTAGAATGCGCGCCTTTGGCGGTTTCAACGTGATCTTCACTAATAATTATTTAAAGACCTATGGCAATGCCTTGAAACTTAAGGGTTTAAGAATGGCCCTGCATGGCTCTTACAATTCCACAAAGATGTACGATCATGATATTGCTCTAGGCACTTTTAAAGGTGAAGTTCCAGAGGGATATGAACCTGTCGATTATGACTCTGACAAAGCAGCAAATTACGCCCATCAAACAGTTTATTCCTATGGCTTTGGAAAATCCCAAGACTACACAGGCAAACGTGGCGAAAGAGGTCACGAGTACGTGGGCGTACTTCACCGCGGAGTTTTAAAAGTCGCTGGAAACTATAACTCTTATTCCGACCGCTATTTTCTAGATCCCTCGACTTCTGTATTTATATGCTCTGGTGATTCAGGCGGACCGCAATTTTTCCATGAAGATGGAGTTTTAAAAGTTATTGGAGTTCATTCAGCCGTGTACGGCACAAAATTGGATAACGGGTTCACGAGCTGCAAGGGCCGTGGTCAAGTTACCAAGGTCGCCCCTTTTGCGCAGTGGATTCGCGAAACCGAATCTAAACTTCTTACCAACTGA